One part of the Mya arenaria isolate MELC-2E11 chromosome 3, ASM2691426v1 genome encodes these proteins:
- the LOC128228835 gene encoding uncharacterized protein LOC128228835 has translation MSQEKTESQLDFKSRTCDPCKFENNETKAEGFCRTCREYLCKKCEQFHRKFQATRGHKIVHGVLMPKPVKTTMTSCEFHENNAVQYFCKEHHDVICADCKDLKHKICPSVVSLEFYQSTEIEEQKFTKVARKLNKIIDDFKNVLELRKQDKDDIDSQRDKCQKTIWELRAEFNTLLDRLEKDIHEELNEFHAAEVNLTQEHQLICEKSVEILEKVVDNVTEVRKTEEPLAAFATFTKATKKAKEYKRVLKDVKRDARTVEIKLQPARELIESMKRLICLGNLQTLIVPKTYHLKLKRLRKPNMRVVETLVHSVRMPGDDEKHDCEVTGSTFLQDGSLVICDKHNNKVKLLDRHLACKYDLKLDGAPWDVAEVNANWIVTTLPFTKKLVFLNADGNEGLRKGRTIQTERMCWGVAICAEDIIISVHDNPGHGKIHILDKRGHTKKIIGAEAEQTTYLFELPSYLAVSHDGERIYVADGDAKRTITCILKKNGNIVYDYNVSQFGYAKSTNVTEMHNPWSFKIIVDEDDYVFANLGDKDMIQVITDKGVKGKTILRNTEKLFGPHTMSYREIDATLIIGLWDQVQSFRFKEIEVKT, from the coding sequence ATGTCGCAGGAAAAAACAGAATCACAACTAGATTTTAAATCTCGCACTTGCGATCCGtgcaaatttgaaaacaatgaaactaAAGCGGAGGGGTTTTGTCGCACGTGCCGGGAATATCTGTGCAAGAAATGTGAACAATTCCACCGGAAGTTCCAAGCGACGCGGGGTCACAAAATCGTCCATGGCGTCCTCATGCCGAAACCAGTCAAGACGACGATGACGTCATGCGAGTTTCACGAGAACAACGCGGTTCAGTACTTCTGCAAGGAACATCACGACGTCATATGTGCAGACTGCAAGGATTTGAAACACAAGATCTGTCCAAGTGTTGTTTCTCTAGAGTTTTACCAGAGTACCGAAATCGAGGAGCAGAAATTTACCAAAGTTGCGAGAAAACTGAATAAGATAATTGATGACTTTAAAAACGTTCTTGAGTTGAGGAAGCAAGATAAAGATGATATTGACTCACAGAGAGACAAGTGTCAGAAGACAATTTGGGAGCTGCGAGCTGAGTTCAACACTTTACTAGACAGGCTTGAGAAAGATATTCACGAAGAATTGAATGAGTTCCACGCAGCTGAGGTGAACCTGACACAGGAACATCAACTCATTTGCGAGAAATctgtagaaattcttgaaaagGTTGTTGATAATGTAACTGAGGTCAGAAAAACAGAAGAGCCATTAGCGGCGTTTGCTACATTCACCAAAGCGACAAAGAAGGCTAAAGAGTATAAACGCGTATTAAAAGATGTAAAAAGAGATGCAAGaactgttgaaataaaattacaaccGGCGAGGGAACTAATAGAATCCATGAAGCGTCTAATATGCCTCGGAAACTTGCAAACGCTGATTGTTCCAAAAACCTACCATTTGAAGCTCAAGAGGCTTCGCAAACCAAACATGCGAGTCGTTGAAACGCTCGTGCACTCCGTCCGCATGCCTGGCGACGATGAAAAGCACGACTGTGAGGTTACTGGCTCAACTTTCTTACAGGACGGAAGTCTGGTCATATGCGACAAACACAATAACAAGGTCAAGCTACTGGACCGACACCTTGCCTGCAAGTATGATTTGAAGCTGGACGGAGCACCGTGGGACGTTGCAGAGGTCAACGCTAACTGGATTGTCACTACGCTGCCGTTCACGAAGAAACTGGTGTTCCTGAATGCTGACGGAAACGAAGGTCTGAGAAAAGGTCGCACCATACAGACGGAGAGGATGTGCTGGGGAGTAGCCATCTGCGCGGAGGACATCATCATTTCAGTTCACGATAACCCAGGACATGGAAAGATTCATATCCTTGACAAAAGAGGGCATACAAAGAAAATTATCGGAGCAGAAGCAGAGCAGACGACATATCTGTTTGAGTTGCCGTCATATCTCGCTGTAAGCCATGACGGTGAGAGGATTTACGTTGCCGACGGTGATGCTAAACGTACAATCACGtgcattttgaaaaagaacGGAAACATCGTCTATGACTACAACGTGTCGCAGTTCGGATACGCGAAATCAACAAACGTTACTGAGATGCACAACCCATGGTCGTTCAAGATTATTGTCGATGAGGATGATTACGTTTTTGCCAACCTGGGAGACAAAGATATGATCCAGGTGATAACAGACAAAGGCGTCAAGGGAAAGACAATACTGAGGAATACTGAGAAACTGTTCGGCCCTCACACAATGTCTTACAGAGAGATTGACGCCACACTTATCATTGGACTTTGGGATCAGGTTCAGTCATTCAGGTTTAAAGAGATTGAAGTTAAAACATGA